The Geoalkalibacter subterraneus genome contains the following window.
ATTCAAGCGCTCAACCGGCTGGGTCACCATCGGCATCGATCCCATACGTGAGAGCAGTCCTGCAAATCGTTCCCCTGTCCGAAAGGAACGCCGCCAGATTGTCCAGACGGTCTACCCTGCGCAAACTGCTGCACAGCCATCTCAACATCTGTAGCAGTGCGGAGCGTCAAAACCCCTTTGCCAGGGGCGCAAAGGCGATCCCGCAAGACAGCTATCATTTTTCCCTTGTCGCACAAAGCCCCTTCCGCTAGGATGTTGGCGTTTTCACTTCGGGAGTAGTTCGTAGTCTGGTGACGCGCCCGGTCTTCAAAACCGGTGGGGGGCGTATCCCGTCCCCGGTGGGTTCGATTCCCATCTGCTCCCGCCATAATTTCCACATGCACTTTTTCCTCTTTGCTCCTCTCAATCCTGTATCCGAAGCACCCCCCTTTACGCATTAAAGACGATTGCTTCCCCATATAACCGGCTCCAATCTTCCACTTAAACTGTGCTCCACGGATTTCCACTTGACCCATGCCAGGGCTACAGTTAAATTAATATAATTAACCTAAACATGCGTTAAGGACAGACCAATTCCGATGGAAGTCTTTGCTGACAATGACCAATGCACGCCTCGCCGGCCACCTGTCCTGATTGTAGAGGATAGCGGAAGCGTGTCCGAGGACATTGCCCAACGGCTGCGTCGTTCTGGCTATGCCGTGGAGTCGGTGGGGTGTGGCGGCGACGCTCTGCGTTGGAACGCGGCGCATCCGGAAGGCCTCCTGCTGCTGGATTTCTGGCTGCCGGACATGGACGCGCGGCAAATCATCGCGGAGATCAGGCGCCAGGGGCGCACTCCCGCCTTCATCATCATGACCGGCGCCGGCGATGAGAAAACTGCTGTTGACATGATGAAACTGGGGGCCCTTGACTACCTGGTCAAAGACGGCCGCTTTCTGGATCTGCTGCCGATGGTGGTCGCTCACGCCTCGCCACCGGGATGGATGACTACATCGCCAAACCGATTCACCCAGACCAACTTGCAGGACTGATCGCACAACACCTGCCGGCACAGGAAGAGCAGCGGAAAAAGGGGGCGCCCTCTGAGGCAAGGCAGGTTTTCGACCTAGCGCATTTGCACAACCGTCTGGATGAAGATCTTTCGTTCTACCAGGAGATGATCACTCTTTTCGAGCGCGATTTTCCCGCCAAGTTCGCTGGCATACAGGAGGCCCTCAGCGGTGAGGATCTCAGCAATGTTGGACATATCGCCCACGCCCTCAAAGGAGCGGCCGCCAACCTGGAAGCCGGCCGCATCCAGCGCACGACCCAAAGAATTGAACGGGCCGTAGCGGAAAGGGACGATAAAAGAATAAAGAATCTGCTGGATGAACTTTCTTTGGAATTTGAAAGATTTATCGCCGAGGCCCGGCGAAGTATGGAAGAGTCCGCGCCCCTTGATACCCCGTCAACATGACATCGAACCTATAAAGGAGTATTGCACTATGGAAGAAAAAAGGCGTTTCGGCCGCATTCCCTTTGGCCATGCCGTGACATTGAAGACCGAAGGCAAAAATCGGGTCGGCCGCCTGATCGATCTCTCACTCAAAGGAGCCAAAGTCCAAACCGATGCCCTACCGCCCCTGCAACTCGGCGCGCAATGTTGCTTGGTGCTGCCTCTTGGCGAAGAGGTTACATTGGAATTTCGTTGTGAAGCAGTCCACATCGCAGACGATCACCTGGGACTGAAGTTCATCGAAGCGGACCCCGAGAGCTTTTCCCACCTTCTTCGCCTGATGGAACTCAACACCGGCGATGCGGAAAAAATCGCCGAAGAGGTGCAACGCCTCGGAAAGGACACATGACCGTTGAATAAACAAAA
Protein-coding sequences here:
- a CDS encoding GSU3473 family protein, giving the protein MLINVMYTDHRFDMIKADRLEGFIRRGEILKFKRSTGWVTIGIDPIRESSPANRSPVRKERRQIVQTVYPAQTAAQPSQHL
- a CDS encoding response regulator, with amino-acid sequence MEVFADNDQCTPRRPPVLIVEDSGSVSEDIAQRLRRSGYAVESVGCGGDALRWNAAHPEGLLLLDFWLPDMDARQIIAEIRRQGRTPAFIIMTGAGDEKTAVDMMKLGALDYLVKDGRFLDLLPMVVAHASPPGWMTTSPNRFTQTNLQD
- a CDS encoding Hpt domain-containing protein: MDDYIAKPIHPDQLAGLIAQHLPAQEEQRKKGAPSEARQVFDLAHLHNRLDEDLSFYQEMITLFERDFPAKFAGIQEALSGEDLSNVGHIAHALKGAAANLEAGRIQRTTQRIERAVAERDDKRIKNLLDELSLEFERFIAEARRSMEESAPLDTPST
- a CDS encoding PilZ domain-containing protein, yielding MEEKRRFGRIPFGHAVTLKTEGKNRVGRLIDLSLKGAKVQTDALPPLQLGAQCCLVLPLGEEVTLEFRCEAVHIADDHLGLKFIEADPESFSHLLRLMELNTGDAEKIAEEVQRLGKDT